GTATGTATCGGTACACACATTTCCACTACTACACGCCGGTCTTTGATCGTAAGGACGTATTCGGCGATAATTAAACCTTCTTTGACAATGTTGCGTACTATGTTTGTATCTTTGTTTCAAATGCCTTGATAGGGGACAAGCTTTTCTTTGACACAGTTCAGTTTGGTACTTGAGATATCGAGAGAATAGCATTCCTAATTCGTCATAAGTTTCACTTGCTTTCGAGCGATGATCTAACCTTGTGTAAGCGCTCTCTCTTTTATAGACCagattttcatataataaagcGAAATCTTGATCAAAAGGGCTATTGTTAATGTCATTTGTTGGTACAGAAGATACAATACCATAAGTAACGTTATTGTCCGATTTAGACTTTCTTGTGAtacttttcatttcattgaagCAATTTAATTGTATCTCAACCGATGATTTCAATCtatctttcattatttttaattgcctCGTACAATCGTGTAGTTTCATCTTTGATTCTGttctttgtaattgttttattgcaCTTAAGCTGTATCTATTTACTGCGTACCgagcatttttccttgactttACATGTAATACTTGTGGATTACTTTTTACAATCTTAGAAGAATTGTCTaatctaaaaataattaaaaacacacGATATCACCTTTAATAACCAAATTTCATTCTAATTCTGTGGAAATCATGTTTTACAGACCTTTGTAGCTGTTTGAAGTTCACGGTTGCGAAAGTATCCAATTCTTTTACTGTagaatctgaaaaatatttggcATTACAAATCAAAGTTTCCGACATAAGAGAACGGGGTGAATAATTTGTCTTGGAATTTGAAACTCTATATTTGTGTGTGCTATCATCGAACGAGTCTGTGTTGTGAAACTGAAATTCGATTGATTTAGAACCAGTATCAATTTGTTCATTGTAATAATCGTTAATGGTTCCCGAATTCCATTCGCAGAACTCTACTTGTTCGTCGTATACTCTTATTTCAGATTTCTTTGAATGCATTGGTAttatcaaaaattttaaatctgtgTCTGAGAAGCAAACGTTTTTATCATtctaaaaagaaacattaaaatatattaaacaggaatataattattacagatAAGTTTCTACCTTGTTGTAATCTGAGATTACAGACTCTGTATCGTATCTGTTTAATATTCGATTATATGACATTTTACATTTTGCGATAGACGATAAGGAAAGTGGGAAGGACATTTTTAAGGATAATCGTTTTCTCAATTCTACATTGCTATTAACGGTTTCGGGTTTATTTCCAGAAGAATCGAgtaacttttctttttcctgtttAGAAAGGGGTATGCGTCGTGagtattctatattgtttttataaatgttcTATAATGTTTTAGTAATGTTCATGTAATATACCGGTAAAATGGTCTTCAAttcgcaattattattttcgtacTGCTTACTGGTTTGTCCCAGTTTTTTAAATCGTGAAACTTTAAATGCATTCGGACACAATAATTGTCGTTTCGTGTGTGATTTGTTATCATGTTCACTCGATATGGGTAAATTACCATCAAGAGTTCTTTTCTTGTTTTGCCGTGTAAGACACCTTTGTTAACGTAATTTTAGGATAGCACCAATAACTGAATACAAATGCAAGtatagtaaaaaaaaaatctaGACATATTGCATgcatacaaataaaactgtattgaaccttttgcaactgaaaataattctttcatgTATATACCGATAGCACAGTATGCAGAAAATGATTACAAGTAAGATGACAAAGATTGGAATCCATA
This is a stretch of genomic DNA from Nomia melanderi isolate GNS246 unplaced genomic scaffold, iyNomMela1 scaffold0115, whole genome shotgun sequence. It encodes these proteins:
- the LOC116425137 gene encoding uncharacterized protein LOC116425137 isoform X3; the encoded protein is MKELFSVAKDSTVKELDTFATVNFKQLQRLDNSSKIVKSNPQVLHVKSRKNARYAVNRYSLSAIKQLQRTESKMKLHDCTRQLKIMKDRLKSSVEIQLNCFNEMKSITRKSKSDNNVTYGIVSSVPTNDINNSPFDQDFALLYENLVYKRESAYTRLDHRSKASETYDELGMLFSRYLKYQTELCQRKACPLSRHLKQRYKHSTQHCQRRFNYRRIRPYDQRPACSSGNVCTDTYDELKLMCTSPSKRKNIYQRMSKRRKEFLNQPCSPPVQNLIVTRLL